One genomic region from Epinephelus moara isolate mb chromosome 8, YSFRI_EMoa_1.0, whole genome shotgun sequence encodes:
- the rnf122 gene encoding RING finger protein 122 isoform X1 yields the protein MHPFQWCNGCFCGLGLVYSNKSCTMPPITFQDLPLNIYMVIFGTGIFVFILSLIFCCYFISKLRHQAQSERFGYREVVLKGDPKKLNLHGQTCAVCLEDFKVKDELGVLPCQHAFHRKCLVKWLEVRCVCPMCNKPIAGPPEQHHSIGTLLDELV from the exons GGTGCTTCTGTGGTCTGGGACTGGTTTACTCCAACAAGTCGTGCACCATGCCGCCCATCACCTTCCAGGACCTGCCGCTCAACATCTACATGGTCATCTTCGGGACAGGCATCTTTGTCTTCATCCTGAGCCTCATCTTCTGCTGTTACTTCATCAG CAAACTACGACACCAAGCCCAGAGTGAGCGGTTTGGATACAGAGAG GTGGTGTTAAAAGGAGATCCAAAAAAGTTGAATCTTCATGGG CAGACGTGCGCCGTGTGTCTCGAGGACTTCAAAGTGAAAGACGAGCTGGGAGTGTTGCCATGCCAACATGCTTTCCACAGGAA GTGTCTTGTAAAGTGGCTGGAGGTGCGCTGCGTCTGCCCCATGTGCAACAAACCCATAGCCGGCCCCCCTGAGCAGCACCACAGCATAGGGACTCTTCTGGATGAACTGGTGTAA
- the rnf122 gene encoding RING finger protein 122 isoform X2, with translation MHPFQWCNGCFCGLGLVYSNKSCTMPPITFQDLPLNIYMVIFGTGIFVFILSLIFCCYFISKLRHQAQSERFGYREVVLKGDPKKLNLHGTCAVCLEDFKVKDELGVLPCQHAFHRKCLVKWLEVRCVCPMCNKPIAGPPEQHHSIGTLLDELV, from the exons GGTGCTTCTGTGGTCTGGGACTGGTTTACTCCAACAAGTCGTGCACCATGCCGCCCATCACCTTCCAGGACCTGCCGCTCAACATCTACATGGTCATCTTCGGGACAGGCATCTTTGTCTTCATCCTGAGCCTCATCTTCTGCTGTTACTTCATCAG CAAACTACGACACCAAGCCCAGAGTGAGCGGTTTGGATACAGAGAG GTGGTGTTAAAAGGAGATCCAAAAAAGTTGAATCTTCATGGG ACGTGCGCCGTGTGTCTCGAGGACTTCAAAGTGAAAGACGAGCTGGGAGTGTTGCCATGCCAACATGCTTTCCACAGGAA GTGTCTTGTAAAGTGGCTGGAGGTGCGCTGCGTCTGCCCCATGTGCAACAAACCCATAGCCGGCCCCCCTGAGCAGCACCACAGCATAGGGACTCTTCTGGATGAACTGGTGTAA